The window ATTGCCGATAGTAGCGGAAGTCATTTTAAAGAAAATATGAAAAATGGCAATCGTACAAAAGAAAATAAAGGAAAGAAGAAGCGCTCCTCGAGTAAATTCGATCAATCTTCTTCATTATAACTTCTTCGATCAGCGTGAGTTTGATAAAAGACAGGGAATTGCGCGAACAATCAATATTAGTGAATCTGGAATTCTAATAGAATGCGGATATCCTTTCCCCATCCATTCTGTCCTCGAAATATCTCTTGCAATCGGAGAAGACCTCGTAATCCTTCGCGGTGAAGTTGTTAGAGGTATGATAAGCGACAACAACAATTATTATCTTGGGCTGAAATTTCTAAAAATGTCACATCGAAGCAAACAAATAATTGCAAATTATATCTTAAACCATCGCTAATTCTTCGCAGGAAAATAATCTTAAATTCTATCCTTCACCAACTCCAATCCATACCGCCATCGACACACAAAACCTGCGCCGTAATATACGAAGCATCTTCAG is drawn from Candidatus Schekmanbacteria bacterium and contains these coding sequences:
- a CDS encoding PilZ domain-containing protein; amino-acid sequence: MAIVQKKIKERRSAPRVNSINLLHYNFFDQREFDKRQGIARTINISESGILIECGYPFPIHSVLEISLAIGEDLVILRGEVVRGMISDNNNYYLGLKFLKMSHRSKQIIANYILNHR